tatttAGTTTTTAAGTTTTTGTATCCTTATTTTTATCTAGGGGTGTCAACAATTTTAAAAATCGATCGAACCGATCAAACCAAATCGTACCGAAttgattttatgtatatatgtatacatatatatacatattaattatttcgcTGGCGTCCCTCCAAGGCatattcaatcatttttttttcctgTTATGCTTGGTTGACTGTTTCTAGTGATTAATGTGTGTCATGTTGTATTTGGTTTTTCAATTTTTAGTTTTTAAAGAAATGACATTCAATCCCAATCAAAATAAATTTGCTCTAGTTCGGATTTCAATTGACATGATTGAAGTAATGGACACTGTGCTGATCGATAAGATAACAAGATATTTGATGAGATAGACAAACGTTCTCCTATAAAAGTACTCCAATGGAACAATTCAACAATAATAAACTTGCACGCGCCTGAtatcataatcaaaacaaaatatAGGTATTATAATTATTTAATGCTAGTTGATTTATTTATTGGTTCGAATCGGGGCTTTACGTTCGTAGAAATGATCAAGAAGTACTCCCCATGATTCTAATCCAGAGTATGTTCTTATTCACTGAGTAAGTAAATAACTATCAAGAACGAAGTAATCTTTTACTTTTGTTAAAGGCTCTTTTTCCGAGAAAGGAGAataggaatgaaataaaaaagaatGAAATGTGTTATATATACACACAGGGAGAGATTTAataattcgttttttttttcctgatttttttggtttttattttttaaatccaAAACAAATCAAGAACCCAAAATTTCTTAATCTTAAAATCCGAAACCAAAAAAGACTGAAAAACAAAATCATAAAACAAGAAACGTCTAGTTCGATTTAATTTTACAGTTTAATGTGAATAACGCACACGCCTAATCATATAGGTATGATATTGGATCAACTTCTTCATTAGGGATCACGGTGATGACTGGGGGCGGAGCCACATACGGCTAAGGgattcatccgaacccccttcggcggAAAATTACACTTattatacatggttaaaattacTTTTTATGTATAGATAGTATATGTTGAATTCCCTTGgacttcttcgtgtgtttatTTCTTCATATTTTGAACTCCCTTCTTGCAAATTCTGACTCCGCCACTGGTGATGACATCTCTTTGCTGAAACTATTTGCCGAATTCTTACCAAAGCAGTGTTACCAAACTTGGAAACTAGGAAATTATGAATGTTTGGCGTGGAATTACGAACTTTTGCCCTTTATTTGGAAACTAGAAAATTATGCTAAAAGAAGCTACTACAAGAAAGAAGACATTTGCCAACAAAAATATTTTACTAtcgttgcaaaaagtacttttggcaataatttttttttgttgttgcataaactttttccatcggctgttattgcaacgacgtgcaacaacttttttgttGTTGCGAAAATACTATTTGCAACAACAGTAAATACTatagcaacaaaattaaattgtttggcaacaaaaaaagttcatttttaaaagattcatcatatatgtcaacaataaaattaattcatcatatATGTCAACAATAAACTAAGTTATTGCCAAATATTGATTTTTGCcaattatattatttttattgcCAAAAGAGTTGTTGCCATTTCTTTACTTTCTTGAGTGAGCGAAGCTTGTAGAACTTAAAATTTGCTTGATCAGTTTAATTAAATGATATACTAAAATTAGTTTTCCTAATAGATGAAGTTTCACATTTCATTGATAGATATGCAATTAATTTGAACAGAAAGTCTAGGAATTATGCTAAAAGAAGCGGGCTTGTAGAACTTAACATTTGCTTGATCAGTTTAATTAAGGATATACTAATATTAGTTTGGGATAATCTCAGAGACCTCCCTCCACATTTGACGTCTTAACACATACATCCCTTGTGGTTTAAGATATTGCGTTTAcctcccctctttttttttttgtaacgaAAGTTGATTCAAATGGTAAATTTTGTAATGTTCCAAAATTGCCCTTTGATGACATTAATTGTTAAGTACTAGTAAATTCTATGACGCATAATTCTTTCTCTGCTGCAAAATGGAACTATTTTGAGTTTTCAACTGATAAAAAACGAtggcaattaaaaaaaaaacgtatgCTTTGATACAATTGTAAATTTGTAATACTATATCAAATATAAGAACGCGGATTATATTTACAAGTTTATTATAATGTAAAGAAATTGCCTGTTGCTTATACGTCTAGCACAGAGAGTATGTGAGAAGAGGTTTTTATTATAAAAACTTAACGTCATGAAGGGTAGTTTTGgaatattataaaaataattcTCTTAAATCAACTTTCGTTACAGAAATATCAAAAGAAGAAGGTAAATATAATATCTCAAACTACAAGGGAGGTATGTGTTCCAAGGCAAAACTACCATATGTCAGCATGCTTCCCATTTAGGTGAAAATAGGATTAACGACAAAAAGCGGTTTCACACACCATAAGATGGGAGCCTGAGGATCCACTAAGGCTATGTATTCCGACTTTGTAGACGCCTTGTATACATACTCCGTATGCATCCACTATTAAATCAAGGCCAAAACCGataaacttgttttttttttttttaaacatttcaACATTAGAAAATCTTATTAGTTGAGTGAAGTGCGGATGGAATccctagtatatatatatataagggagaatgaCATTTATAGAACTTCAGAAATATAAAGAGTCCTAATATTGTTAGGAACTCTCAACTTGAAAGAAGTAAGTTCTCTTCTTCTAAAACAAAAACGAAGAAGAAAGACATCTCTCTTTTTAAGTAGAAAGACTCTCTTATTTTCTAGTGAAGAACTTCAATGAAAGATTCCTTTACATTGTTTGTTATGGTGTAGTTCGTGCTTATTGCATGTGATTACACCGTTGACTAGTAAAACAAATAGAATAGGTTTTGGAATGATCTTTTGTGATCTTGATTGATTATTTACCTTCATTGGTGTCAAAGCCCGTGTTTTGTTTCCTAGTCTCGATCGTTCATTCTTGAATGTGTTGATGGAAGTAAATTCCCAACGAATTGAATTCACTTTTTAGTGACGGTTAATGTGATCAATAAGACTATGTTTTTTGTTTCCCTTGTCTCTCTTAACAAAATTGCAGAGAAACTTTCTCCGGAAATCATCAGAACCCCTACTTTTTCTTTAGTTTTTGAAAAATAAGATTTTTAAATGTCTTTTTAAAAGGATTTTCTAATTTTCAAAATAATTAGGTGGTAAATCCGTTTTCACAAATAGCGAAGGATGCATTTTAGCGAGCTTAAAAGTGGACCGTAACACCGAGTAATCAGTCAATATTCACACCTATATTGAAGATGTTTAAGTTAGACTGCTAACAACCGCACTTTTTGGCAGTCTGAGTAATCATCTTGGTTTTCCAATCAATAGAATGCTGATGAACAGATATGAGATTGTTAAAAGTGGCTCTCTTTCGTACCATCACTCAAGAGTACAATTAATTCAGTACTCAAACTAGTGTCTCCATTAAAGGGGTGTCTGCCCGTTTGAAGTATTACTTTATGTTGTTTACAGAACTCAAATGTACAAGCTATTCAAAATATAGTATAATTTGTTGAAAATATACACTTTCTAGTAGTTTAAGTTATTAGATGAGATAAACAAATAATACTCTACAATACAGTATCGAAACAGAAAATACTCTGTCAACATCTTTTTCTCCTTCAGCAACAGCAGGCATGAAATCCCTTATAAATAGCTAGCTAGAACAAGATATCTGATCACATTCACCACATGCAAATTTCAACACAGTACTTTTTGGGGAGaatattttccttcatatcaaacacaccccaaacttataagatacatcATACAATaaaagtgaatatatagaaaacataaagtaaatctcaagcaataaaccTAAAATAAAGTAACTTTTAACAATTTGTTAGTATTGGGCTAAATTAGAGATCGCTTTAAATTGAATTATCTTGGATTGGGCTAAAATCAGCTAAATACAAAATTATTTTGAGCCCAAATCATAATATTTTAGACGGATTGGGCGGATCATCAACTTTTGGGCCATATTTGACACCCCTAAATCAGATAGTAGAGTAGTAATTATAGAAAACAATTAAAGTCTAATAAAATGGGGAATACGTTAAAGAGGAAATGAGCAGTAATTTACTCAATCAATTCCTTCTAACGATTTGCGTTTCTTCATTGGTTTTTTTCCTTCGCGATTAAGTATTTTTATCTCTCTATGTCTTTAAAATCCATACAACTAGAATTTACAAATTATTCTAGAGAAAAAGAAGCAAAGTACCGACAAAGGTAAAATATAAAAAGAACTGAAAATTGGAGTAGGTAAAAATGGTCTAGTAAATTTAAATTTGAAGGAAAgataagttttttttattttttttacaaccGGACAAATTTAAACTATATATTCATTGCCCTGAGGTAAAAAGTTGTACATTGCATATAGGTTATATACAATTGCACACCCACAACCATCCATTAATATGACAAATTAAATCAAAGAGCTCCTGGTTTTTCCTTTCCTGTTTTACCGTGTAAATTCGACCACATAGTTGAGACTGATAAAATGAAACAATATCATAGAAATAGAATCCACCTTTTTTTATGCACTGCAAACAGGTTCAAAACTGATGTTCAGCAAAAATTGTACATCCAAGGCCTTTGGCCGGCAATGGCTGACGGAAAAGGCTTAATTTGTCATGGATCTTGGGCTGAAAAAATCATGACAAATTAAGCCCTTTCCGTCAGCCATTGCCGGCAAAAAAATACACGTACAAAAAGTGGTACTAAGGtgctctgtgtgtgtgtgtgtgtgttttttttttttaaagtaatgaGAAGTACTTATTGTACTATATTCCTTATATATAATTGTATTTTCTTTTTGTGCTTTGCATATAGTTGGAACAGAACCCAGGCTTAAAACATAATCTCGAAATCGTTTGACAAAACTTGATAACTTGCCGTGACAGAGGCACCGAAGGCTTCAGGACAGATGAATGGCGAAATTACTTCCAAGCGACGATATACGGGGTTGCTGAAGAAGAATCTGATTGAGCATTTGGTTGATGGTGGAGTTCACAATGTCGGCTTTAGGGTGAAGCTAATAAAGCAAAGGCCTTAGGCCTCAAAATCTTTTCACTATTATAGGTTTATAAATTGACTTTTGAAAAAATTAAGTATTTTAAAGtaagtatatttttattttattttttataatgtaGAGTATATATGCTTATAATTGtagcttttatttttattttattttttataacgtGCGGTGCACGGGATGCATGTGAAGCGCACGGGATGCGCGTGCGGCATATGAGATGCACGTGTGACACACTCAGAAGCTAGTTTTATTGAATATACTTGAGATTTCTTATTAAGATTTGGCTTTAGACTGTCAATTTCATTGAGCCGCCCCTAGGAGTTCAGCTATCAAACCATACTCTTCTCGAAAAGAAGGAGATTATCACTACCCTTATCCCCCGTGGGCATATAATTTATAATTTTATGAAGACTTAAAAATTATATTTAATGTTAACTAATAAGTTCAGAAAACTAGCCGttataagttttaaaaaataacCTTTATAAATTCAAAAAACTAGTCGTTGATAAATAAACTTAAAGACTTTAAAGTTAtaagttataaaaaataaattctaATATTAAGTTATAACTAAATaagttattaaaaaaatataaacacTAAAAGTTTCGAATGAATTATTAAGTTTgtagtttttttaaaaataaaataaaaaacacctTAACCTGTCTGACCCGGCCCGACCCAGACCCCTATATCTCGAGGAGGCTCGGCCCCCTAGTCCCGGTTCCCCCTTGGTCCCCCTTTTATTTGTCTCTCGTCCCGTCCTGTCCCCCAAAATAGGTCCATCCCGTCCCGTTTCCTTCGACAGGCTTATCCTCAGGTATTAACTTATAAAAAAGGCAACATTTTCTAatgaaaaaaatcagaaaaatagcattataaataaAGATACACATGAATCAGGACCCTTTGATAACTTTGCCTTGGCGAATCTGGAATGAGAACGGTAGCTGGCCTCGATCCTTAGTGCTGTTACACATACAAATTCAGCAAACATGTACTACAAAACCATGAATCAAACtttacaaagaaaaaaaaaaaatggatccaCGAAAGCTTACCTCCAGAACTTCTAGCTTAGGTCTCTATTTTCCCTGCAGGCCTAAAACAAGAAAAACAATATTAACCAAAACCCTACTAAAAACTGTACATAATAAGGAATCAAACTAAATTAAAGATTCAGCCTTTAAGCTCCAATTCATCTCTTAAGAAAAAAGCATACCAAATTAGAGTTTAAACCCACTGATCAGATTAGCCatggcaaaaaaaaataaaaaataaagaatcTTTTTTGTGGGGACTATTTCCTGGTTATTTTAATTATGTGGGTCAGATCGGGTTAAAAAGGGGAAATCGGGTAATTTTACGTGAAATTGAAAAATTGAGGTTGATTTGGGAATTCCATCCAATTAAAGAATAATTTTGTTTAACTTtggtaacggtaggggtataaataacccaacttgtaacgaaggtaggcctgtgcacaaatcggttcaatccgaatttccgaaccgattcgaaacaattcagataatttaatttggataatacaattcgatttcgatttacaaatgcaattgtaaaatattacggtttaacggttcggttacggtttgcttcaattatcaaccgaaccgatccgaacaaaccgaatttatatgccactagtgactaatatgactaatttggtatatgtaatgtggtgttggcggatttgtatgTTTGCAtaagttgtcaagctcttgttttgctatttatatgctattatgcttgcaagtttatgattttttcttggttaatgtcttggttataaggctgtaagtttaggatctcattattttttgttatgtttactctaaaactgaaatgaaatagttgcttgtttaaatttcgaataaaccgaacaaatcgatttgtgtaaccgaaccgaaataataaaaaacgaatcaaattgaacctagaatggatctagtttggttgagaattttagaaagtcgaaattcgaaatttcaactcgatgatggccaaaatcgaaccgaaccgattcgtgcacatACCTTAACAAAGGAGGGATATTTTTGACCGTTTTCCCTTTATTGTATTACTAATACCATATACTAGTAAGCGAATTTAATATATCAAGGCTTTCTCCGTCTATACTGTTCCATTGCTCTCGGAGCACGTTAGGCCTCTGTGATCAATGAGCACCACGATACAAGACCAGACGCTCTTCAATGAGCAAGCTAACCCTAGTAGCTCAAGGGTCAACGTCTTCGCAGGGAATAGAATCGCGAAGAATGGTATGGCTCTATCTTACATTCCACCTGAGATTGTGAATGGAAAACCTGTGGTTCAACTTGATAAGGATGATATTGAAAGGGAGACAGAGAAATGGAGAAAAGCCTTAATAGCTTGTGTTGTTGGGTGGAATCCAGGGTATTATCTGATGAAGAAATACATTGAAGAAACCTGGATAACTGTGGCATCTCCTGATATATTCTTACATGATGAAGGCTATTTTGTAATCAGGTTTCAAAATCTTGATGAAATGCATGAAATTCTATATTCTGGTGGACACTTTACAATCAACAATAGACTCATTATTCTAAGACCTTGGACACCTGATTTCAACTCTAAAGAGGAATTTTTAACTGAAATTCCTCTGGTGATGAATTTTCCTAAGCCCCCGATGAACATAATTCGATGTTGTTTAAGGAGGAGTTCGAGTGCAGGTGTGGGAGCTCTGAGTCCTTGAGCTGTATTGCTAGTGCCAGAGGATAACCACTGTTTGCAAGTATAGAgtgatgatgttatgaatgtaACCAAGATGGAGGATCCATGTGGGAAGATGCCAAATTACATTTGGGAACCGGCCACGTGGGAAAGATGCCTATATATAGAAGAGGGAAATAATCTATTAAGACTTATGCTATGAAGTTGTCTCTCTATTTCTTAGTTGCTTTCTAGACTAATTCTggtatttttacttttatttctaTGATGAACTCGTATTAGAATGTATGTGATTACACTTCTCCGTATCAATACAATTCCCCTTTGTTACAGATGACGCTTCATGATGGATAGTTATGTAAACTGTGATCTTTCCTACAACATCGGTATGCCCAAGTCGCTCTAATTCTTTCAATGAAATTTAGGAGCATAAAGAATTTAAGTCCAAACCTGGTAACCCTATGGGCTATTAAGCTTTGTATTCTAGTTAGTATGGTTTTATCAATGAATCTGCTTTCAATTCTTATCTAAGCTATCCTCAGGTCCAACTTTTTGCTGACTTATTTCATGATCTCTACTGAATTGCCAATCTTAATTTACTCTTCCAATTTCCATTTGATGCATAATTTAATAACTTTAAATTATGGTAACAGAAGTTCCACTTGCCTTTATAACTTTAAATCATAGGAAAAGGAATTCCTTTCATGCCAACCTTCAATCTATATAGAGACCCTGCATTTACTTCTCGTTCTAAGACTTCCGGCAACCACTCTTCGTTTCCTGTCCCACTCATGTTCTCATTTGTCACCACACATGCAGATGGTAGTCTTGAGTCTTTGATAGCCAGTGCTATTTCACTTGACTGAATCGGTAGTTGATTTTTTGAAAAAACTTTTTTAATCGGCCTTGTTGGGCTAATTGTATATGCTGTAAGCAGCATATAGGAATGACCAGAATTCTCAGACATTTTAATATTATGATCAAGGTGATTTAACAATCAGACCATTTAATCTCATTTAATTCTCTTCCTATAGAGTAAGTTCAAGCATTTGCTTCTGATCCCAGGTTATGGTCTGATTGTTAAGTCACCTCTAGCATATAAATATCTGAATACTCTGATCATTTGTGTCTCCATTCACAGCAGATCATAAGCCAGAGAATATCATATATGAAGGTAATTGGAAATGTATGTGCTAAGTTGAGTTAAAAGGTGGGCTCTTATTGGTCAGCACAGATAAATTAAATAAAGTTTGTTGTCCTTTCCATCATGGAAGTTCCATGTGTAAAACCAGAAACATTAGGTTTCCACCCCCTGGCCTTGACTAACACTTATTAGATAGGATATTCTCATATTATTGAATTGCTATATCATGAGACAGTAGCCCCATAAGAGATTTAACAGTATTGTTGTGATGGTGGCTTGTTATTTGATTACTTGCGCTCTTTCAATCAAGTATAGGCCAAAGGTGTTCTCATACAAGAGAATCAGACTTTTGAGCATgtcttgaatttttatttttgtttctaGATCAGTTCCATATTTTGATGCCACCAATTAGCATTTGCTATGATATTTTGCAACAACCATAAGGCTGATATATGCATAAGCGTTTTTGCATACTTAAAAATGATAGTATGATATACGTAATTGAATAGCAACAAACCCTTGTTATTATTGGAATGATGTAAATGCGATAAGACAACATTTTTATAATGCTGTAGTACTCTATTTCAGTAACATATATACAAATTCCCATCAGTTGGAGCTGCTTTTCCTCTTCCTCAATTCTTCTAGTAAGGAAATCAAACTGTTGTCAGACGATCCACCTTTCTCCACAGCCCTTTTAGCCAATTTTCCTAAGGCAGCTGCACGGCTTCTCATCTCCTCAGCTTCCTGACCAACCATCATTTtggtcactgctatctggatttGTTCCCTTTTTATTGGGACAGTGCTATCTGTTCTGTGAGACCAGGCCTGAGCACCTACTGGGACTCCAATCTTCAAAATCTGTGTGGGGAGCTTTTCATTAAAAAATTGCTCCGCTGACAGTGGCCATGTAACCATTGGAACTCCAGCAGTTATTCCCTCTAGCAATGAGTTCCATCCGCAGTGAGTCACAAAACCACCAATGGCTTCATGATCAAGGATCAACACCTGGGGTGCCCATCCTTTTATCATCAAACCTCGTCCCTTCAGCTTTTCCTCAAATCCTTCTGGCATCCACTCATTCTGCTCATCATTGATTGTAGTTTGCGTCACCGCCCAGATAAACTTCTGGTCTGAAGCTTCAAGAGCCATTGCTATCTCGAGCAATTGAGCCGACGAAAAGACTGCCATACTGCCGAAACATATATAAATGACTGATTTTGGTTCCTTGGTATTGAGCCAATCCAAACACTGTTGCTCATAAAGGGAGGTGTCTTGGCCTCTTTGGGCTTTATCTTCATTGTCTTTGTCGCAGAGTGAAACTGGACCGACGTGCCATGCTTTTCTCCCTTCTGCTTCCCTGTAGTGTTTTACATAATTTGGCTCCAGCTCATAAAAGCTGTTTACAATAGCTCCATAGCTAGTCATTTCTGCTCCCATAATAGCTCTAACCATTTCAGTTATTACGCTTTCTGTTTCATCCTTTAAATGGTCTGGAATTTGTTGTCTTGACATCTTTATTGTATCAGGAAGGCCAGGGATGATGAACTCTTCCGTCTCAGATTCAACCTTCAAATGAGGTTTGTGCTCCATCAAACTGTGTAAAGCACAAAGAGGGAAAAAACCAGCGCCGTTGAAAAATAGCCTTGGAATCCCCAGCTTGGCTGCAACATCAACAGCCCATGAAAATTGAGGGGCTGCTATTAGACAATCTGGATGGTCTTCCTCCAGGAACTGTTCAATTGGTTTTTGAAACAGTGATAAGCCCTTGATGAAATTCAGATACATTAGTGTGCTAGTAGTAGAAGCTATGTTTTCACATCCCTCTGGCAATCCAGCTTCTTTGCAAGGGAACTCCGTTGTACGGATGCTAATATCACTGCCAAGCTCTCTGTCTCTTTGGATTGTTTTGGAGAATTTAGATGCGTTTAGAGGAGTCGTGATAACGGTTACCTTCACCCCATGCCTAGCAAATTGTCTAGCTATGTCTACTAGTGGTATCATGTGGCCAGGAGCCATCATAGGCAGAAAGTATATGTGAAGTTTATCAGTTTTTCTATCCATGGTAGCCAAGGAAAAAGATAAGGAAAACAAAAAGGCTTTATCAGCTGAAGAACTTAAAAAGAACAACAGCTGAAGAGGTGGTGTGTATCTGTCGTGTTTGCTCGTCATGTTTTTATAGAGAAAAGATTATTTTTGGCTCTCTTTGCTGATCTCTGCAAGGGAGCATTacgcgtcaaaggtatgtaagttGCCGTTGTTGACCTTTTGTACTTTGGAAATTTTGATTGGatgcaagaaaagaaaattaGACCTGTGGTTATCATATTTATGTCTAGGATTTGAATTGTCATATTTTTAAGCACATGATTTGCTGACTTGCTGCACATACATTGGTggatctttctttctttctttcacctGCTCTGCAAGTCTTTGAAATCTTTTAAATATGTTGACTCGTGCCATGAAGTTTCTGTATGGCTTCC
The sequence above is a segment of the Lycium barbarum isolate Lr01 chromosome 6, ASM1917538v2, whole genome shotgun sequence genome. Coding sequences within it:
- the LOC132599011 gene encoding scopoletin glucosyltransferase-like — its product is MTSKHDRYTPPLQLLFFLSSSADKAFLFSLSFSLATMDRKTDKLHIYFLPMMAPGHMIPLVDIARQFARHGVKVTVITTPLNASKFSKTIQRDRELGSDISIRTTEFPCKEAGLPEGCENIASTTSTLMYLNFIKGLSLFQKPIEQFLEEDHPDCLIAAPQFSWAVDVAAKLGIPRLFFNGAGFFPLCALHSLMEHKPHLKVESETEEFIIPGLPDTIKMSRQQIPDHLKDETESVITEMVRAIMGAEMTSYGAIVNSFYELEPNYVKHYREAEGRKAWHVGPVSLCDKDNEDKAQRGQDTSLYEQQCLDWLNTKEPKSVIYICFGSMAVFSSAQLLEIAMALEASDQKFIWAVTQTTINDEQNEWMPEGFEEKLKGRGLMIKGWAPQVLILDHEAIGGFVTHCGWNSLLEGITAGVPMVTWPLSAEQFFNEKLPTQILKIGVPVGAQAWSHRTDSTVPIKREQIQIAVTKMMVGQEAEEMRSRAAALGKLAKRAVEKGGSSDNSLISLLEELRKRKSSSN